One region of Oryza sativa Japonica Group chromosome 10, ASM3414082v1 genomic DNA includes:
- the LOC4349361 gene encoding 2-oxoglutarate-dependent dioxygenase 11-like, which produces MAHARSTGSLPVANVQALAETCNDPDQQIPERYIRADANADEVISGDDCTAAIPTVDLSKLLDPLSSDEETEKLGSACQQWGFFQLINHGVSEDVIRDARKDIAEFFRLPMETKKAYSQLPSGIEGYGQAFVVSHEQKLDWADMFYLVLRPGESRNMALWPAHPPSFRNSIDRYSSETARVARCLLEFMAKDMGVRPGSLLERFQDQPQGIRMNDYPPCREAGKVVGLSPHTDAACLTLLLQVNDVPGLQIRSPGGRWLAVGAPPDDGAFIVNVGDILEIMSNGKYRSVEHRAVVRPDRERVSAAVFHQPCQDAVVGPLPELVGEGGGDNARYTSMGYLDFMKRYYSAKLDGRNHLDGLRIKLSSSKG; this is translated from the exons ATGGCTCATGCAAGAAGCACAGGATCTCTGCCGGTGGCAAATGTTCAGGCACTCGCAGAGACCTGCAACGATCCAGATCAGCAGATACCTGAGAGGTACATCAGAGCAGACGCCAACGCCGACGAGGTCATCAGCGGCGACGACTGCACGGCCGCAATTCCTACCGTCGATCTCAGCAAGTTGCTCGATCCATTGTCGTCAGACGAGGAGACTGAAAAGCTGGGGTCTGCCTGTCAGCAATGGGGATTCTTTCAG CTGATCAACCATGGCGTGTCAGAGGATGTGATCCGCGACGCGAGGAAAGACATAGCCGAGTTCTTCAGGCTGCCAATGGAGACCAAGAAGGCGTACTCGCAGCTGCCCAGTGGCATCGAGGGATATGGCCAGGCGTTCGTGGTGTCGCACGAGCAGAAGCTGGACTGGGCTGACATGTTCTACCTCGTTCTCCGCCCCGGCGAGTCCAGGAACATGGCCCTCTGGCCTGCTCATCCTCCATCCTTcag GAATTCGATAGATCGGTACTCGTCGGAGACGGCGAGGGTGGCGAGATGCCTGTTGGAGTTCATGGCGAAGGACATGGGCGTGAGGCCGGGGTCGCTGCTGGAGAGGTTCCAGGACCAGCCGCAGGGCATCAGGATGAACGACTACCCGCCGTGCCGGGAGGCCGGCAAGGTGGTCGGCCTGTCGCCGCACACCGACGCCGCCTGCCTGACGCTGCTCCTGCAGGTGAACGACGTGCCGGGCCTGCAGATCAGGAGCCCCGGCGGCAGGTGGCTCGCCGTCGGCGCCCCTCCGGACGACGGCGCGTTCATCGTCAACGTCGGCGACATACTCGAG ATCATGAGCAACGGCAAGTACCGGAGCGTGGAGCACAGGGCGGTGGTGCGGCCGGACAGGGAGCGCGTGTCGGCGGCGGTGTTCCACCAGCCGTGCCAGGACGCGGTGGTCGGGCCTCTGCCGGAGCTGGtcggggaaggcggcggcgataaCGCGCGGTACACGTCGATGGGCTACCTGGATTTCATGAAGCGTTACTACTCGGCAAAGCTCGACGGAAGGAATCACCTCGACGGCTTGAGGATTAAACTGTCATCTTCGAAGGGTTAG
- the LOC4349362 gene encoding pentatricopeptide repeat-containing protein At3g02330, mitochondrial → MGKCAARQRQWRWPLLHRSPRPTPPPPHGLHPPRRALAEHARMPAEQQQPPPVAPARVTFSRVFQSCAQAGREALAAGRAAHARMVVSGFVPTAFVSNCLLQMYARCAGAACARRVFDAMPRRDTVSWNTMLTAYSHAGDISTAVALFDGMPDPDVVSWNALVSGYCQRGMFQESVDLFVEMARRGVSPDRTTFAVLLKSCSALEELSLGVQVHALAVKTGLEIDVRTGSALVDMYGKCRSLDDALCFFYGMPERNWVSWGAAIAGCVQNEQYVRGLELFIEMQRLGLGVSQPSYASAFRSCAAMSCLNTGRQLHAHAIKNKFSSDRVVGTAIVDVYAKANSLTDARRAFFGLPNHTVETSNAMMVGLVRAGLGIEAMGLFQFMIRSSIRFDVVSLSGVFSACAETKGYFQGQQVHCLAIKSGFDVDICVNNAVLDLYGKCKALMEAYLIFQGMKQKDSVSWNAIIAALEQNGHYDDTILHFNEMLRFGMKPDDFTYGSVLKACAALRSLEYGLMVHDKVIKSGLGSDAFVASTVVDMYCKCGIIDEAQKLHDRIGGQQVVSWNAILSGFSLNKESEEAQKFFSEMLDMGLKPDHFTFATVLDTCANLATIELGKQIHGQIIKQEMLDDEYISSTLVDMYAKCGDMPDSLLVFEKVEKRDFVSWNAMICGYALHGLGVEALRMFERMQKENVVPNHATFVAVLRACSHVGLFDDGCRYFHLMTTHYKLEPQLEHFACMVDILGRSKGPQEAVKFINSMPFQADAVIWKTLLSICKIRQDVEIAELAASNVLLLDPDDSSVYILLSNVYAESGKWADVSRTRRLLKQGRLKKEPGCSWIEVQSEMHGFLVGDKAHPRSGELYEMLNDLIGEMKLSGYEPDSASFVEVDEEGSAPEHCLELLVANLL, encoded by the coding sequence ATGGGCAAATgcgcagcgcggcagcggcagtgGCGGTGGCCGCTCCTCCACCGCTCGCCTCGCcctacgccgccgccaccgcatggCCTCCACCCCCCGCGTCGCGCTCTCGCCGAGCATGCCCGGATGCcagcagagcagcagcagccgcctccTGTGGCTCCCGCCAGGGTCACGTTCTCCCGCGTCTTCCAGAGCTGCGCCCAGGCAGGACGggaggcgctcgccgccggccgcgccgctcACGCGCGGATGGTCGTGTCCGGGTTCGTCCCCACTGCCTTCGTCTCCAACTGCCTCCTCCAGATGTACGCGCGCTGCGCGGGCGCCGCGTGCGCACGGAGGGTGTTCGACGCGATGCCCCGCCGGGACACCGTCTCCTGGAACACCATGCTCACCGCGTACTCGCACGCGGGGGACATCTCCACCGCGGTCGCGCTCTTCGACGGGATGCCGGACCCTGACGTGGTGTCGTGGAACGCGCTCGTCTCCGGTTACTGCCAGCGCGGCATGTTTCAGGAGTCTGTTGATCTATTCGTGGAGATGGCTCGCCGAGGTGTTTCCCCTGACCGGACGACGTTTGCTGTTCTGCTCAAGTCGTGCAGCGCTTTGGAAGAGCTGTCACTTGGCGTTCAAGTCCATGCATTGGCAGTAAAGACAGGGTTAGAGATCGATGTCCGGACTGGGAGTGCTTTGGTGGACATGTATGGCAAATGCAGGAGTTTGGATGATGCACTTTGCTTCTTCTATGGTATGCCTGAGAGGAACTGGGTTTCGTGGGGTGCAGCTATTGCAGGATGTGTTCAAAATGAGCAGTATGTGCGTGGACTAGAACTGTTCATTGAGATGCAGAGGTTGGGGCTTGGGGTGAGCCAACCGTCTTATGCCAGTGCCTTCAGATCATGCGCAGCAATGTCATGCCTGAACACTGGTAGACAGTTGCATGCGCACGCCATAAAGAACAAATTTAGTTCTGACCGAGTTGTTGGGACAGCCATTGTGGACGTGTATGCTAAGGCTAATAGCTTGACCGATGCTAGAAGAGCATTCTTTGGGTTGCCCAACCATACGGTGGAGACATCCAATGCCATGATGGTTGGGCTTGTACGAGCAGGGCTAGGAATTGAGGCCATGGGACTCTTTCAGTTTATGATTAGGTCTAGCATTCGTTTTGATGTAGTCAGCTTATCAGGGGTTTTCAGTGCTTGTGCTGAGACTAAGGGTTACTTCCAAGGGCAGCAAGTTCACTGTTTAGCAATTAAATCAGGTTTTGATGTGGACATCTGTGTCAACAATGCAGTTCTGGATCTGTATGGGAAGTGCAAAGCATTGATGGAAGCATACCTTATCTTCCAAGGTATGAAGCAAAAAGATTCAGTCTCTTGGAATGCAATTATTGCGGCTCTTGAGCAAAATGGGCATTACGATGATACTATACTTCATTTTAATGAGATGCTGCGCTTTGGTATGAAACCAGATGATTTCACTTATGGTAGTGTTCTTAAAGCTTGTGCAGCTTTGCGGTCTTTGGAGTATGGATTGATGGTGCATGATAAAGTTATCAAGTCAGGACTTGGTTCAGATGCTTTTGTAGCAAGCACTGTTGTTGACATGTACTGCAAATGTGGCATAATTGATGAGGCTCAAAAACTTCATGATAGAATTGGCGGGCAACAAGTTGTTTCATGGAATGCCATTTTATCTGGGTTTTCACTCAATAAAGAGAGTGAAGAAGCCCAGAAGTTCTTCTCCGAGATGCTAGATATGGGTCTAAAGCCAGATCATTTCACGTTTGCCACTGTTCTTGATACTTGTGCGAACCTTGCCACCATTGAGCTTGGTAAACAAATCCATGGTCAGATTATCAAGCAAGAAATGCTGGATGATGAATATATATCCAGCACTCTTGTAGATATGTATGCCAAATGCGGGGATATGCCAGATTCACTGCTAGTGTTTGAGAAGGTAGAGAAACGGGATTTTGTATCATGGAACGCTATGATATGTGGATATGCGCTCCATGGGCTAGGAGTAGAAGCACTCAGGATGTTTGAGAGGATGCAAAAAGAGAATGTAGTGCCAAACCATGCCACTTTTGTTGCAGTTCTTAGGGCATGCAGCCATGTTGGGCTGTTCGATGATGGCTGCCGCTACTTTCATTTGATGACTACCCACTACAAATTGGAACCACAGCTGGAGCACTTTGCTTGCATGGTGGATATACTAGGACGCTCAAAGGGCCCACAAGAAGCTGTGAAGTTTATCAACAGCATGCCTTTTCAAGCTGATGCAGTCATATGGAAGACTCTCCTCAGCATTTGCAAGATCCGTCAGGATGTTGAGATTGCTGAACTTGCTGCCAGCAATGTTCTACTATTGGATCCTGATGATTCTTCAGTTTATATCCTTCTCTCAAATGTATATGCGGAATCAGGGAAATGGGCTGATGTTTCTAGGACAAGAAGGCTGCTGAAGCAGGGGCGTCTGAAGAAGGAGCCTGGTTGTAGCTGGATTGAGGTGCAAAGCGAGATGCATGGTTTCCTTGTAGGAGATAAGGCCCATCCAAGATCGGGTGAGCTATATGAGATGCTGAATGACTTGATTGGTGAAATGAAACTCTCTGGATATGAACCTGATTCAGCTTCTTTTGTTGAGGTCGATGAAGAGGGGAGTGCACCAGAGCATTGCTTGGAGTTGTTGGTGGCTAATCTGTTGTGA